The following proteins are encoded in a genomic region of Corticium candelabrum chromosome 19, ooCorCand1.1, whole genome shotgun sequence:
- the LOC134195145 gene encoding neurexin-3-like: MKWTVGRWCALFTCISFVGGVTLVDETSYLLYQSDGASARSMSLHVRTFVSDCLLTYWDSNIASSDYLVLRIVRGVINLEISSGSEPVEIRSDVRVSDNVWHAVMVSIDSTVAMLTVDGNVVSMNFSSPLRLSSSVYAGGMIAPSHTAYSLPTVGALPQFIGCLDGIKISGVGVTLVSSHGIVSGCADVCESNPCRNGGVCINFYSHFTCQCLSTKFGGSLCEQKSPPVSFQGVEYIHYDAQYSPLPIQPFDLQLILRTTWQDGLIVAALSSQSTHITLTLNDGKLVFLYVVDNNIVAQLNSTYVADNVKHNVRVYRSTNSVNIAIDSVTVSTQTLPPMTSLLVVNRDVFIGGAMLLLLSRPSSSHGFIGCLQQVTVNGIDMTALVSSGSHSISSVGHFNFWCPYEHIVSVNIPDEDSSLVLTDWHNDTLLLSFDVRTLQFHSVLLYSATRYQTQSFEARISNGHLQVTMHDESESEIVIVVIPIDDGRWHCVRISHHASTLVVKVDNKTQLKDSAVAGKVLSALRVSPLFVGSRQAVVGAAVPAQQHRGFSGYRGCVRNLKTNGRNVDVFGLVERSGVRGRVFFGDCEDGNDCGVNRCRNGGRCLRRYDRFECNCTATGYTGTLCQQAIPSDSISLLKSSSSLHSSLPSSSGDTDDSISASFEFRTTTPKGQLISFTHSLSSRPYITLFMLSHDVISLILANSGKTFQLFLEVPSGITDGRWHFVQIGIDSERMGLSVDVSTQVKYFSSELQVAMPQWVFIGRSVSRHVEQPTSSIKGCVRDLTFGLNKVDLNRAIAVSLSSHDVQTGCVGSCSSLPCLHGGRCIEGWGSYTCDCSSTSYTGRLCESAQPSVALQTDSSVTIVFPPTYEPSSFADNIKFGFQAARVDTSGTLLFVHSSTTNQYVLVQVIPGYFITILRLKNGEGVVTIPGNFTDGTEHVVDINRHGAKITIEISGKGTHFQELQGSFSLFEYVDGLVIGGIQRVVSMSNVTASISFQGCIWGLNYNGLQPMQWLRTDTSLQYDGFSFQLKNVVINTCGAMPIPTTPPPMTSSRHQSGVTTDETMQPSEILGPQSGSSGTSMIIIIIGTACGVVITLVLVAVVAYKCVQRRTNDSYESNENRTVSLSHYKETDLPDVTPYDVEGTYAERTSPDNRAVLNGGNHYAHDHRHRRSWNSEAPTSDPHAVDGNHHHGGDHHHGNTDDNQVAVSSARRLNSMRVNPQSGQQEWFL; the protein is encoded by the exons ATGAAGTGGACGGTTGGTCGTTGGTGTGCTCTCTTCACCTGTATTTCCTTCGTCGGTGGAGTGACGCTCGTCGACGAGACGTCGTATTTGTTGTATCAGAGCGACGGAGCGAGTGCGCGCTCGATGAGTCTGCATGTGCGGACCTTCgtgtctgattgtttgctCACCTACTGGGACTCGAACATCGCGTCGTCGGATTACCTCGTCTTGCGTATCGTTAGAGGAGTGATTAATCTAGAGATTAGCAGTGGGTCCGAGCCGGTGGAGATTCGTTCCGATGTGAGAGTGAGCGATAATGTGTGGCATGCTGTCATGGTGAGCATAGACTCAACCGTTGCTATGCTGACGGTCGATGGCAACGTCGTTTCAATGAATTTCTCATCGCCGTTAAGACTCTCTAGCTCTGTTTACGCGGGGGGAATGATAGCGCCGTCGCATACGGCGTATTCTCTGCCCACAGTTGGCGCGTTGCCGCAATTCATCGGCTGTTTGGATGGAATTAAGATTTCAGGCGTGGGCGTGACCTTGGTGTCATCTCATGGGATTGTGTCTGGATGTGCTGATGTGTGTGAGAGTAATCCGTGTAGGAATGGAGGAGTGTGCATCAATTTTTATTCGCACTTCACCTGTCAGTGTCTCTCGACGAAATTCGGAGGAAGTCTGTGTGAACAGA AGTCGCCGCCCGTCTCATTCCAAGGAGTCGAATACATCCACTACGACGCCCAATACAGCCCTCTCCCCATCCAGCCGTTTGACCTCCAACTCATACTCAGAACTACATGGCAAGACGGCCTCATCGTCGCCGCCCTGTCGTCACAATCCACCCACATAACCCTCACACTCAACGACGGCAAACTCGTCTTCCTGTACGTTGTCGATAACAACATTGTAGCACAACTCAACAGCACGTACGTCGCCGACAACGTTAAACACAACGTACGCGTCTACCGGAGTACGAACAGTGTGAATATCGCGATCGACAGCGTGACCGTCTCGACGCAAACACTGCCACCCATGACGTCCCTCCTCGTCGTCAACCGTGATGTGTTCATCGGCGGTGCAATGCTCCTGTTGTTGAGCCGCCCGTCGTCATCACACGGATTCATCGGCTGCCTCCAACAAGTCACAGTGAATGGCATCGATATGACGGCTTTAGTATCATCCGGTAGTCACTCGATTTCCTCAGTCGGTCACTTCAATTTTTGGTGTCCGTACGAACACATCGTGTCCGTCAATATTCCCGATGAGGATTCCAGCTTAGTGCTCACCGACTGGCACAACGACACGTTACTGCTGTCGTTCGACGTTCGGACTCTTCAATTTCATTCGGTGCTTCTCTACAGTGCGACACGATATCAGACTCAGTCGTTTGAGGCACGGATATCGAACGGGCACCTCCAGGTGACGATGCACGACGAATCGGAGTCTGAGATTGTGATCGTTGTGATTCCGATCGACGACGGTCGATGGCACTGTGTCCGTATCTCGCATCATGCATCGACGTTAGTCGTCAAGGTTGACAACAAGACTCAGTTGAAAGACAGTGCTGTGGCTGGGAAAGTGTTGTCGGCTCTTCGGGTGTCTCCCTTGTTTGTTGGGAGCCGTCAGGCTGTTGTTGGTGCGGCCGTTCCTGCTCAGCAGCATCGTGGATTTTCTGGGTATCGAGGGTGTGTTCGGAACTTGAAGACGAATGGTCGTAATGTCGATGTGTTTGGGTTGGTGGAGAGATCGGGTGTGAGAGGGAGAGTGTTTTTCGGAGACTGCGAGGATGGGAATGATTGCGGGGTGAATCGGTGTCGAAACGGTGGGCGATGTTTGAGGCGGTACGACCGATTCGAGTGCAACTGTACTGCAACGGGATATACAGGAACATTGTGTCaacaag CTATTCCCAGTGACTCGATCTCGTTGCTTAAGTCTTCGTCATCTCTTCACTCGTCTCTTCCGTCGTCATCCGGAGATACCGACGATTCCATCAGCGCGTCATTCGAATTCAGGACGACAACACCAAAGGGTCAACTCATCAGCTTCACACATTCGTTGTCGTCACGTCCATACATAACGCTGTTTATGTTGAGTCATGATGTCATCTCATTGATATTAGCCAACAGTGGAAAAACCTTTCAGCTCTTTCTCGAAGTCCCGTCGGGTATCACCGACGGCAGATGGCATTTTGTACAAATTGGAATCGACTCGGAGAGAATGGGCCTGTCTGTAGACGTCAGTACGCAAGTCAAGTATTTCTCATCGGAGTTACAAGTGGCGATGCCACAGTGGGTGTTCATTGGTCGATCGGTTTCTCGTCATGTTGAGCAACCGACCAGCAGTATTAAGGGTTGTGTACGAGACTTGACGTTTGGGCTAAACAAAGTGGATCTAAACCGTGCCATCGCCGTATCATTATCATCACACGATGTACAGACCGGCTGTGTTGGGTCGTGTAGCTCGCTGCCTTGCCTTCACGGCGGACGATGCATAGAGGGATGGGGATCATACACATGTGACTGCAGCAGCACGTCATACACTGGCCGGTTATGTGAATCTGCTCAACCAAGCGTCGCCCTCCAGACGGACAGCTCTGTGACAATCGTCTTCCCACCGACATACGAACCATCTTCGTTCGCTGACAACATAAAGTTTGGGTTTCAAGCCGCAAGGGTGGACACGTCCGGCACGTTGCTCTTCGTCCACAGCTCCACAACAAACCAATACGTTCTCGTCCAGGTGATCCCCGGATATTTCATCACAATTCTCAGACTCAAGAACGGAGAGGGCGTCGTCACGATTCCCGGGAATTTCACGGATGGAACTGAGCATgtggttgatatcaaccgACACGGTGCTAAGATAACGATCGAAATAAGTGGGAAAGGCACTCATTTTCAAGAGCTACAAGGCAGTTTTTCGTTGTTCGAATACGTTGATGGTTTAGTTATCGGAGGAATCCAGCGGGTGGTCTCCATGTCGAACGTCACCGCCAGCATCTCGTTCCAAGGCTGCATTTGGGGCTTGAATTACAACGGTCTACAACCGATGCAGTGGCTTCGCACAGACACGTCCCTCCAGTACGACGGCTTTTCATTCCAACTCAAAAATGTCGTGATCAATACATGCGGAGCCATGCCCATCCCAACCACGCCCCCTCCTATGACGTCATCACGCCATCAATCGGGTGTCACGACAGACGAAACTATGCAACCGTCTGAAATATTGGGACCCCAATCGGGATCATCCGGGACATCAATGATTATCATAATCATCGGAACGGCGTGTGGTGTGGTCATCACTCTCGTTCTCGTCGCCGTCGTCGCCTACAAATGCGTCCAACGACGCACAAACGACTCATACGAGAGCAACGAGAACCGTACGGTCTCACTCAGTCATTACAAGGAGACCGACCTACCGGACGTCACACCGTATGACGTCGAAGGGACATACGCGGAACGCACGTCACCCGACAACCGAGCTGTTCTCAACGGAGGCAACCACTACGCACATGATCATAGACACCGACGAAGCTGGAACTCCGAAGCTCCGACGTCTGATCCTCACGCAGTAGATGGCAACCATCACCATGGCGGTGACCATCACCATGGAAACACCGATGATAACCAAGTCGCCGTGTCATCGGCACGACGACTAAATAGCATGCGGGTTAACCCACAGTCGGGACAGCAAGAGTGGTTTCTATGA